The window TCGTACTGAATTCCACTCTAGAACTAATAACATATTCAGTTTTCCCATTTGGGATGAATTATGTTTCAAATCCTTTAGAGTGAGATCTTAATTTGGGGTTTGTTTAAAGAAATCACATATTATGAACTTGTTTGATGATTCATCACCATGATGGTTTCCTTTATTTTCTTGACATGCTATATGTGAAAAACTTCTGATTTTTCAACATTTCACAATAATGTCAATAACACTATTGGAGATGGCTATATATCAGTAAATTCCAGATTTATCACTCATTTATAATTTGGCCATCCTTTTCTTATGCATGTCTTTTCATCATAAGCTCCTCTAGAGCTAATAGTATGTTTATATTACTAAATATTATACTTATTTATTATGAGAGAAGAAAGATATTTGTTACCTTTAGCAGTCATGTGCGCGATCCAATATCTGCCAAGAATTTCTATCTTCATCCTGAATCTCAAAATATTCTTCAGGAAAATAATTATCATTTcacatcaatattttattttcattttctggACCAACCAGAAAAATCTGAATCATCAAGATGAGTATTCAAGCTATGAAAGATGGTTCGGGCTCATAAGAGACGAAGTTTAATATACttcctttctctttttctttttgattctcAATATAGATCGGCTAAATATTTGGCATACGACAACTACGTACCCAATTTTCTTTCTGGCCGCATCTATAgcaaactttttttgtttgccTTTTATCACCCGACCTCTTTCATTTTTCGTGGAAGTTTCCATTATTTTCTTAGGGACGgaatcttcttcctcatcctctTCCACGACTACGATAGGGGGTTTCAACCGGATCTACACCCTCGTCCTTTTCTAGTAGGACCGACTTGATGGTTTAGTAtcatgatttcatttttttttttcaaggagGATTTACATCAACTCCAACTATTTATTGAATCCTTTCTTTCaaggatttaattattttagatctTTTTTCATGATACACCTCATCTTATAAACCATCATTAAAGTGGTGTAAATTATCATGACTTTATCTTTTTCTCATCCAATATTGATTATATCGATGATTTTTCAAAGATTATTTTCTCTCAGGTGCATCTTTGCACCCACTGCCCAAGTCTTATAATTATTTCTCGTAATATCAAGGGCATTTATTTTGAGCTTTGTCAAAATTTACTTGATAACATTATTCatagtataatattataataaagatGAGAATTTAAATGCATAAAttaaaagcaaaaaataaatgCATAAATTAAATTGCAGAAATTTAAATTGCAGAAATTTAAATAGCATAAATAAAATCGGGAGGCTCAGCTTACCACATGATCCGAGGAGTCATAGACTACCATATTGATCATTTTTCAAAGCCCGAGGAGACATGGTctaccattttgatttttactttttatttacggAGGCAAAGCCTTCCACGtaacttttcttttttcaattCACGGAGGCGAAGCCTACCACGTGTTTTTCTGATCGTGAAGACATAGCCTACCATAACAATCAGTCGGGGAAGGTAACACCTATCATCCCGAATAATAAACGGAGAAGGCCCAGCCTCATACTccgaaacaaataaaatttaaataaattaagtatATTGAAACACATAAATTTAAACATTACTCGACTGGTTTAAGAACTTTCGGATTGATAAACCTCAGTTGGTCAGAGtttcgtgctgataacgtgttgtgaACTATTAATTcagatatatatatctttatatatctatatatatgtgtttgtGTTTTGATAAAAAGGAACAAACGTGAGAGAGAATCAAAAGATGGTCATATTAATTCTCTTCTTATTGACTTTACTTTTACAAATGAACATGAGAGCAATATATATAAGGGAAGAAGTCGGTTAGGTTGACCGACTTAAtacaaaaagacaaaacaagaTATTTTGCTTAATGGATAATCATTATCTAAAGTTAGTCTCATTTCCAAGACAAGTGTCCATTAGGTGGACAATGGATAATcataatttttaacaaaatcaaCATTTTTTCTTTAACTTTTGAAAcgcaaaactataattttattttatagagaaaataCAAAACAAGGTTAAGAAGAAGCTTGACATGTATCAATGTTTGAATTAATCCTCCTATATATGTTACgaaataaaaacatgaaaaaaggagaaaactgatggaaaaaaaaaaagaagaaagttcATCAAGACATTATAAGTTACCTCCCAACACTTCTGTTATTCTCTAACCAATCAACCAATCCATCCACCTATTAAGAATCCAATCTCCACTATCTGTGAACACTCATCTCCATGGAGGAGGGAACTCCCAACGTGTCTCCGGCTCTTTTCGCTTTCCACCAATGCTAATAGATAAACTCGATGAAGGCTCTACATTTGCTCCTGAATGATCTCCCATAGCTTCGCCTTGTCCAGGTGATAGAAACTGTCTCAAACTTAGCGACTCTCGGTTTCCCATCTCAACCCCAAACCCATAACTTTGATCAAAGCGTGGCTGCACTGATCCATTCAGACTAGGAGATCCACCCGCCAAGCTCATGAACATGTGCTGTTGAGGAAATGGTGGCTGTGCATATGGAGCCGATCCCATCATTTGAGGCATCATCACTGGCGTACCCCTTGCGTCCACCATACCCCTTGGGTCCACCATGTATGGGATAGCTGTTCCAGGAACATATATAGGCGATGATGACATTGACATTCCAGGAGGACCAGTAAATCCGTTGTACCCATACATAGGAGCTGGAGAAAAGGACACACCAGGTGCTAAACCCAAAGAGTTTCCTGTTTTTCCCATGTATAATCCTGTTGCTGTCTCGAGGGACTTACCATTGGACAGGAACGAAGCCATCTGGGAAACAGTCTCTTTTCTGTCAACGTCCACTTTTGTACCTAATAGAGAGATAACCGGTTCATCCACTTTGTGCCCTCCATAGGAGGCTGTGCTCCACGGGTGCTGCCCATAATAGGGACCCTGATCACGTGAATCGATGAAAAACTGTGGCCTGTCATTCAAGTCGAAGTTTACTTCCTTCCCTGATTGCTGAGAAACTGAAGGTGACGCGCTTTGCTGCCCATTGTGACTTAGAAACAATCTCGTTTCCATCTTCAACTCAGAAGGTGGAGGAATGTCATCCTCTTCGTTTGTACAATTCAAATCCAGGTTGAACCTGCTTGATCCTCGGAAATTAGCTTCATGTGAGGACTCTCCACCCCTAGAGTTTGATGAGGAGAAAGGAAACTGTTTCCAGGGAGTCTGATCTTCAACTTGATCATCTCCTACATCCGCTACATTCAGATCGACACATATCACCTGCTTTTCTCTTGAATCCCCGCTAGGAACTTTGTGAGGTGATTCCGAGTGAGATACACTACAAGCAGCCAAACCTTTCGCACTAAGAGATCTTTCCAATTGCAACGGTGCCGCTGCAGGCATACCAGAATATGAAACAGACATAATGTCATCGGTCTCATCAGGACAAATATCTTCATTGAGGTCAAAGCCACATGGGCTTTTCTCTCTCCCTACCTCGGATTTAGCAGGTTCTGCCAGGTGCTTCTCTTTAACATCATCAGCGTTCACCATCCCATTCTCACGTTTATTATTCTTCTCTTCCAGGTGATCTCCAACATGTGGTTCCTCAAGGGAAAGACTTTCACCCACTGATAATCTTTTAGATGGAGAACCTGTGTGTAGATCACCACTGTGGGAGTGTTGCGAATCAGACTGCCCGCTTTCATCAGATAGTTCTTCTGAAGAACTGTGAGAAGCTTCCCCAGAGTCTACGTCTCTTGCCACTTCCTGTGCGACTTTGGTAGCGATCTCCAAGGCATCCAAGATACCAAGGTCAATATCAGCCGTTGTTTTGTCGATTGCTCCAAGGCGCTGGGATATGGTCATTGATCTAGAAGACCTGCGTTTTTTTCTTCGTTTCACTCTCTTCTCTGTGTCTAAATGTCCCTTACCTTCTCTTTTGTCTTCACTCTCAACTTTATCATTTCTACCATGACCACCTGATAATCTAGACGAACTGTCAGAATCCTGATTGTCCGTCACCTGAGCCAATGAAGGCACATTTTCCCTATTATGGGCAATACTAACATCGTGCGACGCGCATACGGTCTCAGACGCATTCCTGCTGACCTCATTTGAATCAAGACTACTCTGCAAAATACTATTTTTCTCCAACTCCATGCTGACAATAACAGAATCAGAAGACACAGCTACAGAACTAGATGACACTGCTCCAGCTCCACCAATCTTTTCAAGAAAATTTCCAGGGCTTCCTAGCTGCTTTTCCTTAGATATCTCAGCACTAACCGGAGCAATTGATGGACCTTCGACACTATCGCGTTCTGAATTAAGAATGCTAATAGAGCTTGCAACTTGTGCCTGCCACCAACAATATAAGCTTGCTTGTATAAGCAAAAAGATCATATTTTGtttcaatatattttctcaGTAAATTGGACCTTACCTTGGCACTGAGATTAGAAAGAAAAGCTGTACACTCGTCTGGCTGCATCACTGGTTGTGCGTCTTCTGTCTCTTGTTTATTTGAAGTAGCTGCCTTTCCAGACTCTGATTCAATGCTTATTTTGTTTGGTACAGTTGCACTATTATCTTCTTTACTCATCTGCGGCGGCTTACCCAAAGAGACTTCTTCTACACACGCTCCTCCACGGGTAGGATCTCCAGAAGTCTGCAATAACACAAAGCAATAAAGTTGACTGTCAAGTTATCATCTTTGGTAAAATCTGATTCCTTCCTAGGATTCTGAGAAAGCTGGTTATAGGGAAAGGGAGAAGATTATTACTTGGACATAAGCATCGCAGTTGTGAGGATTGGCGGAGAGCTCCGAACCTAGGAATGGGGCAGCCTCGGAATCATCCGCAGAGGGTGGGGCAGGATCTTCCATCTTCTGATCGATGCTCGTGAGTAGCTCAGTGTCATCCATCGTCTCAATTTTCTCCGTCGTCGAGACTATATAACCACCAATTCaatttgtgattttgaaattagaatCTATGCAAACGCACTCACACAATTGGTCAATTCCTTTGAATTATAAACCGGTAAGGATTTTGATAAGCTTGAAGTAAGCTCATCGGGGGGGGGAGGGAGAATTGACGAAGAGCAGGgtagaaggaagaagaagaaatgagaatttagggattttgatatttgatttgttgattttttcCATAAAGTTTGCGTGATTACATACATATAAAGTATAAACCAAAAGAAGATAATAACTAACAGCCCAATGGACAATAAACCGAGGCCCAAATGGTTCTTATCAGATTTCACGGTTATCCTTAACCTCACATTgattgtaaaataattttggGGCCCGGTTGATGTTCGGGTAAATTGAGGCTTTGTGGTTGTGTAAAGTCCTGGAAGCCGAAAAATtgccaataaattttttttagacTTTAGAAATATGTAAAGCTTTAAAAGCcacttttaaacaaaaaaaaaactggttttTAGTTCTTTATTTTCAACAGCCACTTTTTAATGCTTTTAAaccatttctttttattatttttttctaaaaaaacgtGAACGCTTAAGGTTTTAGGATTTGCTCAATGCCAAAATTATTTCGCTTAGATGATACTAATTTTCCTCATCCATCTGATGGTAAGTATTATTTAGGTGATTCAGAATACGCATTGCACCGTAGATATCTTTGTCTTTATAGAGGAAATACatctcttatatactaaagcacaagtcacatgtggaatatattttattaaaaaaatctatctaaAACAAATTCTCATCCCTAATTTCCAGCAACTCTATCCTATTTTTTCTCAGAATCCACGTTCAAAATCACCATGATTTCAAACGGTTTTCTTCTCCTATATACTTTTTGATCTTTTAGTTCACTCtctgttttatattttctatcttCTCCATTATCAAATCCCCATGCTTATCAAGGACAAACGTTAGTATCTGAGTTTCCAATTCTTTTATCTAAAATTGAATATTTACAGGTATGTTTTTTGGCTTATCTTTACGTAATTACTATCTTTTGCATTAGTTTTAGTATTTCAAAAGGAACATACAGACCTGTAACCCACATTCTAATAGTACGTTTAATATCTTTAAGTTTTACATCTATTTTAGTCAAGGTCAGAGTTCATCTCATGTTGAAATATATTCATGGTCAATTTTACATTGCCATATCAAGAGTCGAAAGTATAGAGATCTTAATTGTTAGTGAGGAGGGGGGGAGGGGGAAGGATACAAAAACAACTAATGTTTCTAGATATTTTTCATCACATTAGAGAATCTTGAATCATCTTTAGGTGAAAATAGAATAATAAGTGTAGccaccacaaaaaaaaacaatgatagaGATCTTCAGAGCTTGGAAGATGATGAATCCCATAGAAAGGTGATGAATATTTTCTAGAGTAAATGCAACTTCTTTGTTTGAACGCAGCCATCTCTTATCATGTTTATCGAATATTTGActagattattaatttttagtgaaagatatattaaaatttcatgATCAAGTAATTTAATAGACAGGGAAATTGATCCGTGCATGGCACGGGAGAACACTAGTATCATCTAAATCAGTTCTAAAATCaacaagaagaaagaaactACAGAGAAATTTTTAATCGTCACCATTCATGACTTCGTTCAGTGATAGAAAGAACTTTTGGAGTATAGAAAAAAATGATGTATTGTCAAAGACGAAGCAAGGTATAACATATGCAAAAAATTGTGGTGGCAACCATGGTTCtccataattttatttgtaaatCAAATCTTGTGGATCCTAATTTTCagtcaaaagaaaatgaaaatgaacAAATGACAAATGAGGAAAAAACTTCCAGATACGATTGAACAAGATCTCAGTTCAAAACAATACATGGAAGGTGTTCGAGATGAACACTGCAAACAACATTAGCAACCgttaaatcttattttttatatttaataaaatgtaatcttatttaaataataaaaataatattttttgttagaataaataataaaatatatttactgcTAATTTTTTACTGATAAATAAAAAGTAGatagaaaaaaataagttaTAGATTTTGGAAATGAATGTGAAATATATACTTATAACAGTCGCAGCTTCTAAAGTTTTTGATGTCAATCAAGCttttaaacttttcaaaataaCAGTCACAACGTTTAAAGCTAAATTCTCTACAgtcatatttttaaaaccaAATCATAAAGCGAAAGTGTTTACCAATCCGACCCTTGGTCTTGAATAGTTTAGTGTAGACGAATTTTGGAACTCAAACCCACTCGCGATTCACATCTATCGACCTCGTTTACATTTCCAAATTAGTACTCCTATATTACACTCAATTAAACACTCAACCCAATTCTCTATCTCCTACTAAGTTTAATGGTAAATGCAACTCTTGTTAATTGTGAAAAAAAACTCTGGTTAATTATTTGAAATAAGTTAGtgaaaaataagaatttctctaAAATCAACTCTCAGTTAGGCaccatttatttttctattaaacTATAAATACTATAGTATATCACCAAATAtcttattatgttttatatatttctaaaagccatataaatttatataaactgaatattttgtgaGAATGTAAGTTTTGAATTTCTTAGGGAGAATATAAGTCTTTTTTAACAACTGCGAAAACAACcgttaatttaatattttttgtatgcATTATACACTAATGCCTGATAAATGTATGATGTTATAGAtagtttttgtaaaaaaatagaCAACGACTCAAAGACCAAATGTGTGTTATTTTCAGTTAGATACATAAAATGAAAATAGAACAAGAATCAAGTGAGACCATAACTTGAAATTGGATTCAAGATGACTTACAGCCATGGATGGTCTTGAGCATAGTGAAGTGAAATATTGGAATAGGgtctccaattttttttttgaaaattttactttGAAAAAGGTctccaaatttgtaaaaaataattttatgttaaaactttaataaaatgtttatgGCCCCCAACATTTTAGGGACGCCGTGCTTACACTTAGTGGGAGTTATTGGTTGGTGTATTTTGATGgatttaaaaattcaaactaaatctagtgttattggttctacgattttaaaatatgtattgaaattatgtgttattcgtttaatgattcataaattctaattcaaatcaagtgttattcgtttaatgattcataaattctaattcaaatcaagtgttattcaatcgtacggatttactaataaatttgatttcataatgtatttgaatggatttgcatGAATTTCTCTGTGAAAAATACAAAGGCCCAAATCCGAAAGAAAACCTCcggatttgtaaatactaatccgagaaaatttgaaaatttgtatattttacttggatttataaatactatatggatttctaaatcaataaaaatatataaaccaataacacctccttacagtatatatactatatactcGCGAGTTAAGAACTTCCAAAATCTCAAGAACTACCAAAAGGTGTTTACATGTATACAATGGAAACTCACTCAGCCCCCTTGAACGGGTTTGTCTCTGCTTTTTTGAGTCTCAGATGCGATATTGTCAGTCTACAATATAAGATTTTCTTCAGAGTGCGTTAATAAAGTAGAACAAGAAAAGCTATATCCAAGGGAATGAGAAGAGAAGGGACCAAGGTGCTTTCGCCTATTCAGAACTTCGAGATGTGTCCTTTGAATTCCTCGAACCTTCTATGAAAGCAATCA of the Brassica rapa cultivar Chiifu-401-42 chromosome A03, CAAS_Brap_v3.01, whole genome shotgun sequence genome contains:
- the LOC117132792 gene encoding uncharacterized protein LOC117132792, translated to MDDTELLTSIDQKMEDPAPPSADDSEAAPFLGSELSANPHNCDAYVQTSGDPTRGGACVEEVSLGKPPQMSKEDNSATVPNKISIESESGKAATSNKQETEDAQPVMQPDECTAFLSNLSAKAQVASSISILNSERDSVEGPSIAPVSAEISKEKQLGSPGNFLEKIGGAGAVSSSSVAVSSDSVIVSMELEKNSILQSSLDSNEVSRNASETVCASHDVSIAHNRENVPSLAQVTDNQDSDSSSRLSGGHGRNDKVESEDKREGKGHLDTEKRVKRRKKRRSSRSMTISQRLGAIDKTTADIDLGILDALEIATKVAQEVARDVDSGEASHSSSEELSDESGQSDSQHSHSGDLHTGSPSKRLSVGESLSLEEPHVGDHLEEKNNKRENGMVNADDVKEKHLAEPAKSEVGREKSPCGFDLNEDICPDETDDIMSVSYSGMPAAAPLQLERSLSAKGLAACSVSHSESPHKVPSGDSREKQVICVDLNVADVGDDQVEDQTPWKQFPFSSSNSRGGESSHEANFRGSSRFNLDLNCTNEEDDIPPPSELKMETRLFLSHNGQQSASPSVSQQSGKEVNFDLNDRPQFFIDSRDQGPYYGQHPWSTASYGGHKVDEPVISLLGTKVDVDRKETVSQMASFLSNGKSLETATGLYMGKTGNSLGLAPGVSFSPAPMYGYNGFTGPPGMSMSSSPIYVPGTAIPYMVDPRGMVDARGTPVMMPQMMGSAPYAQPPFPQQHMFMSLAGGSPSLNGSVQPRFDQSYGFGVEMGNRESLSLRQFLSPGQGEAMGDHSGANVEPSSSLSISIGGKRKEPETRWEFPPPWR